Proteins co-encoded in one Scylla paramamosain isolate STU-SP2022 unplaced genomic scaffold, ASM3559412v1 Contig4, whole genome shotgun sequence genomic window:
- the LOC135096424 gene encoding opsin-5-like isoform X1 — protein sequence MANMDPTTATTTTTTTTTTTTTTTTAATTTATAITTTRAAPASPDYIARNTTCYWCLLGYSSMFVVVLRRRLRALRDGQTVLLLNAACCDLAISLTGYPYSTLSAFCGGWFFGDVMCQLYGFLCFTLNEVQMNTLVVIAVFRYISICRPQFKYLLTPSLARRCLLVVWVYCLLFTVAPLLGWSRYTLEPSTVSCSTDWHDRTTAGIAYSLSLVIFCFLVQVAGLVICYSKIFTKSRRLYLRRPNLFPPDANDEYSANEAAEGCKYYLCLCEKSFKNRVEKHVLWVNLLMVLSFVTFWTPYALTSVVSIFRDDLGLFWYVFPTVFAKTSCMMNPLIYGLSHKLLYRELKVLLGSCCCCLCWCCGGGTRADSLTDLEDMRRRQAEGTYDKEGIYLGKVRVGVCTCNGCVMSRREMTILAQLHKTTTSTTTATTANNNYNSSINNLSHNTCSIALVEECPNPTPSAAATPETDRQTESSSVCYDSLDRDKALVTLPPSQPQTCPSPHCPLPSHSHRKTNKRQDFCGSY from the exons ATGGCAAATATGGAccctaccactgccaccaccaccaccacaaccaccaccaccaccaccaccaccactactactgctgcaactactactgctaccgccatcaccaccacccgcgCTGCGCCCGCTTCACCTGACTATATCGCGAGAAATACTACTTGCTATTGGTGTTTACTTGGTTATAGtag CATGTTTGTGGTAGTGCTGCGGAGAAGGCTGCGCGCTCTACGGGACGGCCAAACTGTGCTGCTTCTGAACGCGGCATGCTGCGACCTGGCCATCTCGCTCACTGGCTACCCGTACAGTACCCTCAGTGCCTTCTGCGGTGGCTGGTTCTTCGGGGACGTCATGTGTCAGCTGTACGGCTTCCTCTGCTTCACTCTTAATGAG gTCCAGATGAATACACTAGTAGTCATAGCTGTTTTTCGCTACATCAGTATCTGCAGACCCCAGTTTA AGTACCTGCTCACGCCGTCGTTGGCCCGCCGCTGCCtgctggtggtgtgggtgtACTGCCTGCTGTTCACGGTGGCGCCTCTGCTGGGGTGGTCACGGTACACTCTTGAGCCTTCCACCGTCTCCTGCAGTACTGATTGGCACGACAGGACCACTGCGGGCATTGCTTATAGCttaa GCCTGGTGATCTTCTGCTTCCTGGTGCAAGTGGCGGGCCTGGTGATCTGTTACTCCAAGATCTTCACCAAGTCCCGTCGCCTGTACCTCCGTAGGCCCAACCTCTTCCCGCCTGATGCCAACGACGAGTACAGTGcg aacgaGGCGGCAGAAGGGTGCAAATATTATCTCTGCCTGTGTGAGAAGAGCTTCAAGAACAGAGTGGAGAAACACGTGCTttgg gtcaaCCTGCTGATGGTGCTGAGTTTCGTGACCTTCTGGACGCCCTACGCCCTCACCTCTGTTGTGTCCATATTCAGAGACGACCTTGGTTTATtttg GTACGTGTTTCCCACAGTGTTCGCCAAGACATCCTGTATGATGAACCCTTTGATATACGGGCTGAGTCACAAGTTGCTGTACCGCGAGCTGAAGGTTCTGTTGGggtcctgctgttgctgcctcTGTTGGTGCTGTGGAGGGGGCACGCGCGCAGACTCCCTCACCGACCTGGAGGACATGCGGAG gcGGCAGGCCGAGGGCACCTATGACAAGGAGGGCATCTACCTGGGCAAGGTGCGGGTGGGGGTGTGCACCTGTAACGGCTGTGTCATGAGCAGGAGAgag atgacAATACTGGCACAGCTACACaagaccaccacctccaccaccactgccaccactgccaacaacaactacaacagcagcatcaacaacctGAGCCACAACACCTGCTCCATTGCCCTGGTGGAGGAATGCCCCAACCCCACCCCCTCTGCCGCTGCTACtccag aaacagacagacagacagaaagcagCAGTGTGTGTTACGACTCCCTGGACAGAGACAAGGCCCTGGTCACCCTGCCCCCCTCACAGCCACAGACCTGCCCATCCCCTCActgccccctcccctcacactcccacagaaagacaaacaagagaCAAGATTTCTGTGGATCTTACtaa
- the LOC135096424 gene encoding rhodopsin, G0-coupled-like isoform X2 — protein MFVVVLRRRLRALRDGQTVLLLNAACCDLAISLTGYPYSTLSAFCGGWFFGDVMCQLYGFLCFTLNEVQMNTLVVIAVFRYISICRPQFKYLLTPSLARRCLLVVWVYCLLFTVAPLLGWSRYTLEPSTVSCSTDWHDRTTAGIAYSLSLVIFCFLVQVAGLVICYSKIFTKSRRLYLRRPNLFPPDANDEYSANEAAEGCKYYLCLCEKSFKNRVEKHVLWVNLLMVLSFVTFWTPYALTSVVSIFRDDLGLFWYVFPTVFAKTSCMMNPLIYGLSHKLLYRELKVLLGSCCCCLCWCCGGGTRADSLTDLEDMRRRQAEGTYDKEGIYLGKVRVGVCTCNGCVMSRREMTILAQLHKTTTSTTTATTANNNYNSSINNLSHNTCSIALVEECPNPTPSAAATPETDRQTESSSVCYDSLDRDKALVTLPPSQPQTCPSPHCPLPSHSHRKTNKRQDFCGSY, from the exons ATGTTTGTGGTAGTGCTGCGGAGAAGGCTGCGCGCTCTACGGGACGGCCAAACTGTGCTGCTTCTGAACGCGGCATGCTGCGACCTGGCCATCTCGCTCACTGGCTACCCGTACAGTACCCTCAGTGCCTTCTGCGGTGGCTGGTTCTTCGGGGACGTCATGTGTCAGCTGTACGGCTTCCTCTGCTTCACTCTTAATGAG gTCCAGATGAATACACTAGTAGTCATAGCTGTTTTTCGCTACATCAGTATCTGCAGACCCCAGTTTA AGTACCTGCTCACGCCGTCGTTGGCCCGCCGCTGCCtgctggtggtgtgggtgtACTGCCTGCTGTTCACGGTGGCGCCTCTGCTGGGGTGGTCACGGTACACTCTTGAGCCTTCCACCGTCTCCTGCAGTACTGATTGGCACGACAGGACCACTGCGGGCATTGCTTATAGCttaa GCCTGGTGATCTTCTGCTTCCTGGTGCAAGTGGCGGGCCTGGTGATCTGTTACTCCAAGATCTTCACCAAGTCCCGTCGCCTGTACCTCCGTAGGCCCAACCTCTTCCCGCCTGATGCCAACGACGAGTACAGTGcg aacgaGGCGGCAGAAGGGTGCAAATATTATCTCTGCCTGTGTGAGAAGAGCTTCAAGAACAGAGTGGAGAAACACGTGCTttgg gtcaaCCTGCTGATGGTGCTGAGTTTCGTGACCTTCTGGACGCCCTACGCCCTCACCTCTGTTGTGTCCATATTCAGAGACGACCTTGGTTTATtttg GTACGTGTTTCCCACAGTGTTCGCCAAGACATCCTGTATGATGAACCCTTTGATATACGGGCTGAGTCACAAGTTGCTGTACCGCGAGCTGAAGGTTCTGTTGGggtcctgctgttgctgcctcTGTTGGTGCTGTGGAGGGGGCACGCGCGCAGACTCCCTCACCGACCTGGAGGACATGCGGAG gcGGCAGGCCGAGGGCACCTATGACAAGGAGGGCATCTACCTGGGCAAGGTGCGGGTGGGGGTGTGCACCTGTAACGGCTGTGTCATGAGCAGGAGAgag atgacAATACTGGCACAGCTACACaagaccaccacctccaccaccactgccaccactgccaacaacaactacaacagcagcatcaacaacctGAGCCACAACACCTGCTCCATTGCCCTGGTGGAGGAATGCCCCAACCCCACCCCCTCTGCCGCTGCTACtccag aaacagacagacagacagaaagcagCAGTGTGTGTTACGACTCCCTGGACAGAGACAAGGCCCTGGTCACCCTGCCCCCCTCACAGCCACAGACCTGCCCATCCCCTCActgccccctcccctcacactcccacagaaagacaaacaagagaCAAGATTTCTGTGGATCTTACtaa
- the LOC135096423 gene encoding protein PRRC2A-like isoform X2 — MPQDLPHAPTAPTAPQDTHTAENRATHHTQHTQPDSQTDMHTDTQADMHADTQTSGIDLSMAKNEPRSPKDAQGVAQEVTQDVTEAVTQVVTQGVTQGVTPLVACAQEVTPPEVPEATTGVPQEVAGEEEPPPALPSCRKRRRLDSPSTEDILDPDWGRIGPKVDQCPPGPPQQLTFCLGPSPSLPSPPLLLPPPGRGRGWSAAWRCRARRGRSPSPSPRGLTPHRPLPAPSRAAGRCCLRPPPRPPPLRRCGGRGAGCGRGAAKRGGAAGWRGSGTAWTAAAPRSVPPPGCGGEAPCLAPRPPWPATCPSLPRRGLLGTLCRPRRVWRRPWTITSTAHSNSSSSTSSNTSSNTSSSTSSSSIRWRSRRWATRICSSRARAPRWGRRWGSTLGSASWRRGDETFPAVSPLALFSLPPPRPRAKQRRTTLTLEQKVKVVEAFLEGKSQRQIAGLYGTGKTQVSGIIRRREEVLAAYRDSLLRGERLTAQRRKRRGGYARLNQHLIQWYRHAVGAGGARVTAGMLRAKALQLAPQLGYHDFKASNGWLATFKANHNLKFSRPGRAAPPAAPPHHNDTDEDLAPARRPVPPPGAFVEEGEAEGSCGGPAPQRPETEDELGPARQTLDPCESPADPSDPAGLLHPGLSGAGLAKPPQMVNSIGANLSAAYNLSRDLGRELNRGEAGPDLSVMSASPLGHPAALGRGVEGPVKAPEGPLSAYKSEEPIPYAYDPQNRMAEAAPPRPAEYNYAPYGFPGGYYGYHFLGQY, encoded by the exons atgCCCCAGGACCTGCCCCATGCCCCTACAGCACCCACAGCCCCACAGGACACCCATACAGCAGAGAACAGGGCAACACatcacacacagcacacacagccagactcacagacagacatgcacacagacacacaggcggACATgcacgcagacacacagacgTCAGGAATCGATCTTTCCATGGCAAAAAATGAACCCAGGTCGCCGAAGGATGCCCAGGGGGTCGCGCAAGAGGTCACACAAGACGTCACAGAGGCAGTCACACAGGTGGTCACACAAGGGGTCACACAGGGGGTCACACCACTAGTCGCATGTGCTCAAGAGGTCACCCCACCAGAGGTCCCAGAGGCCACAACTGGGGTCCCACAGGAGGTCGCAGGTGAGGAGGAACCACCACCAGCGCTGCCATcctgcaggaagaggaggagattg gACAGCCCAAGCACTGAGGACATCCTGGACCCAGACTGGGGGAGGATCGGACCTAAGGTGGATCAGTGCCCCCCCGGCCCTCCTCAGCAGCTGACCTTTTGCCTCGGACCATCACCCTCACTGCCATCTCctccgctgctgctgcctcctccG GGGCGGGGCCGCGGGTGGAGCGCAGCGTGGAGGTGCCGTGCGAGGCGGGGCCgctcaccatcaccctcaccacggGGCCTGACGCCCCACAGACCGCTCCCCGCCCCGTCACGCGCCGCAGGGCGCTGCTGCCTCCGGCCTCCCCCTCGCCCCCCGCCGCTGCGGCGTTGCGGAGGGCGCGGCGCAGGCTGCGGGCGCGGCGCGGCGAAGAGGGGCGGCGCCGCTGGGTGGCGCGGGAGCGGCACTGCATGGACAGCGGCGGCACCGCGGAGCGTCCCGCCACCAGGCTGCGGAGGCGAGGCGCCTTGCCTCGCCCCACGCCCGCCGTGGCCTGCGACCTGCCCTTCCCTGCCGCGGCGCGGCCTGCTGGGGACGCTCTGCAGGCCTCGGCGTGTGTGGCGCAGGCCGTGGACCATCACCAGTACTGcccacagcaacagcagcagcagcaccagcagcaacaccagcagcaacaccagcagcagcaccagcagcagcagcatcaggtGGCGCAGCAGGCGGTGGGCCACACGCATCTGCAGCAGCAGGGCGAGGGCGCCGCGGTGGGGCAGGCGCTGGGGCAGCACGTTGGGGAGTGCGAGCTGGAGGAGGGGGGACGAGACGTTTCCCGCGGTGTCGCCCCTGGCACTGTtctcgctgccgccgccgcgccCCCGCGCCAAGCAGCGGCGCACCACGCTGACGCTGGAGcagaaggtgaaggtggtggaggcgtTCCTGGAGGGCAAGAGTCAGCGGCAGATCGCGGGGCTGTATGGCACGGGCAAGACGCAGGTGAGCGGCATCATCCGCCGCAGGGAGGAGGTGCTGGCCGCCTACCGCGACTCCTTGCTGCGCGGCGAGCGGCTCACGGCGCAGCGGCGCAAGCGGCGCGGCGGCTACGCCAGGCTGAACCAGCACCTCATCCAGTGGTACCGCCACGCCGTGGGCGCGGGCGGCGCCAGGGTGACGGCGGGCATGCTGCGAGCCAAGGCGCTGCAGCTGGCGCCGCAGCTCGGCTACCACGACTTCAAGGCGTCCAACGGCTGGCTGGCCACCTTCAAGGCCAACCACAACCTCAAGTTCTCTCGCCCCGGCCGCGCCGCTCCCCCCGCCGCGCCCCCGCACCACAACGACACCGACGAGGACCTCGCCCCCGCCCGCCGCCCCGTCCCTCCCCCTGGGGCTTtcgtggaggagggagaggcagaggggtCGTGTGGGGGCCCCGCCCCGCAGCGCCCCGAGACGGAAGACGAGCTGGGCCCCGCGCGCCAGACACTGGACCCTTGTGAGTCCCCAGCCGATCCCAGCGACCCTGCGGGGCTGCTGCACCCGGGGCtgagcggggcggggctggcCAAGCCCCCTCAGATGGTGAACTCCATCGGGGCGAACCTGTCCGCGGCGTACAACCTGTCCCGCGACCTGGGCCGCGAGCTGAACCGCGGCGAGGCTGGGCCAGACCTGTCCGTCATGTCTGCCAGCCCCCTGGGTCACCCTGCGGCGCTGGGGCGCGGCGTGGAGGGCCCCGTCAAGGCCCCGGAGGGCCCGCTGTCAGCCTATAAGTCCGAGGAGCCCATACCCTACGCCTACGACCCACAGAACCGCATGGCGGAAGCCGCCCCGCCACGGCCTGCTGAGTACAACTATGCCCCCTACGGCTTCCCCGGCGGCTACTACGGATACCACTTCCTGGGCCAGTACTGA
- the LOC135096422 gene encoding DIS3-like exonuclease 2 isoform X3, whose product MDIYIGGVLDRNAALHGDVVAVELCPSQQWKVLYDVLDEYLDNNPSQQALLQQPQQQQQQQQQHNITLTNITTTTNNNNTHTSTASSATTTTTTTIIAATTTTTTTTTSATTTTTAAAAASYNRSMARSQKLTIAEKLSSSLTCKDSLSSSIVHKPVAARGEAVGRCRGEDLLQGDSDVLVEGEEEEEEKSKANKRRKKRGGRGKKKGKKKDEVGGGTEEEVEELSTCLPSLSLASPQDHLLLLPGQDFSLPSSSLPTERTGEEEENEEEAGESDSAGVGRAVPPDQLSECESTDNESGTSEVLDYEQCREDQAFFQAQWQAYYGSQGTETPSGDGATAGGAQDNSRATEKGAGAMGSEKTNSTDKCIVTASPCIVSEVSATVPQAKAAGTSVEAKCGAETAKWPARRKNKQGKKEGKDKATANHVIPAQHYSINMAVTRGRGGHSRQGSGTPQHRRGPQPHSTPKKQTQPRTEPTVAQVSILDNWEKFVQRTGRVVYIFDRKHPRLAAGTLRPFPDRNPMHALFAPTDHRVPRMRIPYSQLPADFLARHNDVYQHKIFLCRIVLWAEPKYAIGEVVKEVGSVGDIAAETEVLLLEHGVETEEFPQEAVKELPSLPWAIPEEELAVRTDLRDQCIFTIDPETARDLDDALSCTVLPCGDLRVGVHIADVTFFVREGSTLDQVAARRATSVYMPDRVVPMLPRGLCEGLCSLLPGTDRLAMSVVWQLSPDGRVSSEWFGRTVIRSCAKLTYEQAQQVIDSGGSAEGLPAVEVPHSAAAVAAVVWQLHGLAQKLRRGRFEGGALHLYQPKLCFTMDWSTGQPLSLAQPQGPDHSHHLVEELMLLANMAAAQRTHEAFPSQCVLRRHPPPLAGPMEAVLRALAAAGVVLDGSSAGALQASLAGHRGATALAVAALCSKPMQFARYFAPGAEDTTATPGLAHHYALNVALYTHFTSPIRRYADVLVHRLLAATLQPPAAMPTLAAARLGRACDHCNDRKRAAKSVQEASGELHLGLLVRQVGELLQPAAVVQVLDRSFDAVLLHLGLVRRVYTDPLPLTSMAFTKQDGQAYLTLHWRPEAGRPACTQRVTLLSTVQVVLRPADNTTLKFQTVLLRPE is encoded by the exons GTGCTGTATGATGTCCTAGATGAGTACCTCGACAACAACCCATCACAACAAGCACTgctacaacaaccacaacaacaacaacaacaacaacaacaacacaacattacccTAACCAACATTACAACAaccactaacaacaataacacacacaccagtactgcttcatctgctactactacaactactacaactattatcgctgctactaccactactactactactactacaagtgctactactactactactgctgctgctgctgcttcttataATAGATCTATGGCAAGGTCCCAGAAACTGACCATTGCTGAAAAATTATCAAGTTCTCTGACATGTAAGGATAGTTTAAGTAGTTCCATTGTTCACAAGCCTGTTGCCGCTCGGGGGGAGGCCGTGGGGAGGTGCAGGGGGGAGGATCTGCTGCAGGGGGACAGTGatgtgctggtggagggagaggaggaggaggaggagaagtcaaAAGCCAATAAACGccggaagaagagaggaggaagagggaagaagaagggcaagaagaaggatgaggtggGAGGGggcacagaggaggaggtggaggagctgtCAACATGCTTGCCTTCTCTGTCTCTGGCAAGCCCACAAgaccacctgctgctgctgccaggcCAAgacttctcccttccctcctcctccctgcccacGGAGAgaacgggggaggaggaggaaaatgaagaggaggccGGGGAGTCGGACAGTGCCGGCGTGGGGAGGGCAGTGCCGCCAGACCAGCTCAGCGAGTGTGAGTCCACTGACAACGAGAGTGGCACCAGCGAGGTCCTGGATTACGAACAGTGCCGCGAGGaccaggccttcttccaggcACAGTGGCAGGCCTACTACGGGTCCCAGGGCACCGAGACACCCTCGGGGGACGGTGCCACAGCAGGAGGGGCCCAGGACAACAGCAGGGCCACAGAGAAGGGGGCAGGAGCAATGGGGAGTGAAAAGACGAACAGCACCGATAAATGTATAGTGACCGCCTCTCCTTGCATCGTGTCTGAGGTGAGTGCCACAGTGCCCCAGGCGAAGGCCGCAGGCACCAGCGTGGAAGCCAAATGCGGCGCAGAGACAGCCAAGTGGCCGGCACGCAGGAAAAACAagcaggggaagaaggaagggaaggacaaagCAACAGCCAATCACGTCATACCAGCACAGCACTACAGCATCAACATGGCGGTGACTAGAGGCCGGGGCGGGCACAGCAGGCAGGGCAGCGGCACCCCACAGCACAGACGCGGCCCCCAGCCCCACAGCACGCCCAAGAAGCAGACGCAGCCACGCACAGAGCCCACAGTAGCACAGGTCTCCATTCTCGACAACTGGGAGAAATTCGTGCAGAGAACAGGCCGCGTTGTCTACATCTTTGACCGGAAACACCCGCGCCTGGCTGCCGGCACCCTCAGGCCCTTCCCAGACCGCAACCCCATGCACGCCCTCTTTGCCCCCACCGACCACAGGGTGCCACGCATGAGGATACCCTACTCACAGCTCCCCGCAGACTTCCTGGCGCGGCACAACGATGTCTACCAGCACAAGATATTCCTGTGTCGTATTGTGCTGTGGGCCGAGCCAAAGTATGCCATAgg ggaggtggtgaaggaggtgggcAGCGTTGGGGACATCGCAGCAGAGACAGAGGTGCTGCTGCTAGAACACGGCGTGGAGACAGAAGAATTCCCGCAGGAGGCTGTCAAGGAactcccctccctgccctgGGCCATCCCTGAGGAG GAACTAGCAGTCCGAACTGACCTCAGGGACCAATGCATCTTTACCATTGACCCTGAGACAGCTCGTGACCTCGACGACGCCCTGTCCTGCACCGTGCTGCCCTGTGGTGACCTGCGTGTGGGGGTGCACATAGCGGACGTGACCTTTTTTGTGAGGGAGGGCAGTACCTTGGACCAGGTGGCTGCCAGGCGGGCTACATCTGTATATATGCCTGATAGG GTGGTGCCCATGCTGCCGCGGGGGCTGTGTGAAGGGCTGTGCTCGCTGCTGCCCGGCACGGACCGCCTGGCCATGTCGGTGGTGTGGCAGCTGTCGCCGGACGGCCGGGTGAGCAGCGAGTGGTTTGGCCGCACCGTGATCCGCTCCTGCGCCAAGCTGACGTACGAGCAGGCACAGCAGGTGATTGACAGCGGTGGCAGTGCGGAGGGCCTGCCAGCGGTGGAGGTGCCCCACAGCGCGGCggctgtggcggcggtggtgtggCAGCTGCACGGCCTGGCCCAGAAGCTGCGGCGCGGCAGGTTTGAGGGCGGCGCGCTGCACCTGTACCAGCCCAAGCTGTGCTTCACCATGGACTGGTCCACTGGCCAGCCCCTTAGCCTGGCCCAGCCCCAGGGCCCtgaccacagccaccacctggTGGAGGAGCTCATGCTGTTGGCCAACATGGCTGCCGCTCAGCGCACCCACGAGGCCTTTCCCTCCCAGTGTGTGCTGCGCCGCCACCCCCCACCCCTGGCTGGTCCCATGGAGGCTGTGCTGCGGGCCCTGGCGGCCGCTGGCGTGGTGCTGGATGGGTCCAGCGCCGGGGCCCTGCAGGCCAGCCTGGCGGGGCACCGGGGCGCCACAGCGCTGGCCGTGGCCGCCCTGTGCAGCAAACCCATGCAGTTCGCGCGGTACTTTGCACCGGGGGCGGAGGACACCACCGCCACGCCGGGCCTGGCGCACCACTACGCCCTCAACGTGGCGCTGTACACTCACTTCACGTCTCCCATCCGCCGCTACGCCGACGTGCTGGTGCACCGCCTGCTGGCCGCCACGCTGCAGCCGCCGGCCGCAATGCCCACCCTGGCCGCCGCCCGCCTGGGCCGCGCCTGTGACCACTGCAACGACCGCAAGCGTGCAGCCAAGTCCGTGCAGGAGGCCAGCGGGGAACTGCACCTGGGCCTGCTAGTGCGGCAGGTGGGGGAGCTGCTGCAGCCCGCCGCCGTGGTGCAGGTGCTGGACCGCTCCTTTGATGCCGTCCTGCTGCACCTCGGCCTGGTGCGCCGCGTCTACACCGACCCCCTGCCCCTCACCAGCATGGCCTTCACTAAGCAGGACGGCCAGGCCTACCTCACCCTGCACTGGCGGCCTGAGGCGGGACGGCCGGCCTGCACGCAGCGCGTCACCCTGCTGTCCACCGTGCAGGTGGTGCTGCGCCCAGCTGACAACACCACTCTCAAGTTCCAGACTGTGCTGCTCAGGCCGGAGTAg
- the LOC135096423 gene encoding serine/arginine repetitive matrix protein 2-like isoform X1: MPQDLPHAPTAPTAPQDTHTAENRATHHTQHTQPDSQTDMHTDTQADMHADTQTSGIDLSMAKNEPRSPKDAQGVAQEVTQDVTEAVTQVVTQGVTQGVTPLVACAQEVTPPEVPEATTGVPQEVAGEEEPPPALPSCRKRRRLQDSPSTEDILDPDWGRIGPKVDQCPPGPPQQLTFCLGPSPSLPSPPLLLPPPGRGRGWSAAWRCRARRGRSPSPSPRGLTPHRPLPAPSRAAGRCCLRPPPRPPPLRRCGGRGAGCGRGAAKRGGAAGWRGSGTAWTAAAPRSVPPPGCGGEAPCLAPRPPWPATCPSLPRRGLLGTLCRPRRVWRRPWTITSTAHSNSSSSTSSNTSSNTSSSTSSSSIRWRSRRWATRICSSRARAPRWGRRWGSTLGSASWRRGDETFPAVSPLALFSLPPPRPRAKQRRTTLTLEQKVKVVEAFLEGKSQRQIAGLYGTGKTQVSGIIRRREEVLAAYRDSLLRGERLTAQRRKRRGGYARLNQHLIQWYRHAVGAGGARVTAGMLRAKALQLAPQLGYHDFKASNGWLATFKANHNLKFSRPGRAAPPAAPPHHNDTDEDLAPARRPVPPPGAFVEEGEAEGSCGGPAPQRPETEDELGPARQTLDPCESPADPSDPAGLLHPGLSGAGLAKPPQMVNSIGANLSAAYNLSRDLGRELNRGEAGPDLSVMSASPLGHPAALGRGVEGPVKAPEGPLSAYKSEEPIPYAYDPQNRMAEAAPPRPAEYNYAPYGFPGGYYGYHFLGQY; the protein is encoded by the exons atgCCCCAGGACCTGCCCCATGCCCCTACAGCACCCACAGCCCCACAGGACACCCATACAGCAGAGAACAGGGCAACACatcacacacagcacacacagccagactcacagacagacatgcacacagacacacaggcggACATgcacgcagacacacagacgTCAGGAATCGATCTTTCCATGGCAAAAAATGAACCCAGGTCGCCGAAGGATGCCCAGGGGGTCGCGCAAGAGGTCACACAAGACGTCACAGAGGCAGTCACACAGGTGGTCACACAAGGGGTCACACAGGGGGTCACACCACTAGTCGCATGTGCTCAAGAGGTCACCCCACCAGAGGTCCCAGAGGCCACAACTGGGGTCCCACAGGAGGTCGCAGGTGAGGAGGAACCACCACCAGCGCTGCCATcctgcaggaagaggaggagattg caggACAGCCCAAGCACTGAGGACATCCTGGACCCAGACTGGGGGAGGATCGGACCTAAGGTGGATCAGTGCCCCCCCGGCCCTCCTCAGCAGCTGACCTTTTGCCTCGGACCATCACCCTCACTGCCATCTCctccgctgctgctgcctcctccG GGGCGGGGCCGCGGGTGGAGCGCAGCGTGGAGGTGCCGTGCGAGGCGGGGCCgctcaccatcaccctcaccacggGGCCTGACGCCCCACAGACCGCTCCCCGCCCCGTCACGCGCCGCAGGGCGCTGCTGCCTCCGGCCTCCCCCTCGCCCCCCGCCGCTGCGGCGTTGCGGAGGGCGCGGCGCAGGCTGCGGGCGCGGCGCGGCGAAGAGGGGCGGCGCCGCTGGGTGGCGCGGGAGCGGCACTGCATGGACAGCGGCGGCACCGCGGAGCGTCCCGCCACCAGGCTGCGGAGGCGAGGCGCCTTGCCTCGCCCCACGCCCGCCGTGGCCTGCGACCTGCCCTTCCCTGCCGCGGCGCGGCCTGCTGGGGACGCTCTGCAGGCCTCGGCGTGTGTGGCGCAGGCCGTGGACCATCACCAGTACTGcccacagcaacagcagcagcagcaccagcagcaacaccagcagcaacaccagcagcagcaccagcagcagcagcatcaggtGGCGCAGCAGGCGGTGGGCCACACGCATCTGCAGCAGCAGGGCGAGGGCGCCGCGGTGGGGCAGGCGCTGGGGCAGCACGTTGGGGAGTGCGAGCTGGAGGAGGGGGGACGAGACGTTTCCCGCGGTGTCGCCCCTGGCACTGTtctcgctgccgccgccgcgccCCCGCGCCAAGCAGCGGCGCACCACGCTGACGCTGGAGcagaaggtgaaggtggtggaggcgtTCCTGGAGGGCAAGAGTCAGCGGCAGATCGCGGGGCTGTATGGCACGGGCAAGACGCAGGTGAGCGGCATCATCCGCCGCAGGGAGGAGGTGCTGGCCGCCTACCGCGACTCCTTGCTGCGCGGCGAGCGGCTCACGGCGCAGCGGCGCAAGCGGCGCGGCGGCTACGCCAGGCTGAACCAGCACCTCATCCAGTGGTACCGCCACGCCGTGGGCGCGGGCGGCGCCAGGGTGACGGCGGGCATGCTGCGAGCCAAGGCGCTGCAGCTGGCGCCGCAGCTCGGCTACCACGACTTCAAGGCGTCCAACGGCTGGCTGGCCACCTTCAAGGCCAACCACAACCTCAAGTTCTCTCGCCCCGGCCGCGCCGCTCCCCCCGCCGCGCCCCCGCACCACAACGACACCGACGAGGACCTCGCCCCCGCCCGCCGCCCCGTCCCTCCCCCTGGGGCTTtcgtggaggagggagaggcagaggggtCGTGTGGGGGCCCCGCCCCGCAGCGCCCCGAGACGGAAGACGAGCTGGGCCCCGCGCGCCAGACACTGGACCCTTGTGAGTCCCCAGCCGATCCCAGCGACCCTGCGGGGCTGCTGCACCCGGGGCtgagcggggcggggctggcCAAGCCCCCTCAGATGGTGAACTCCATCGGGGCGAACCTGTCCGCGGCGTACAACCTGTCCCGCGACCTGGGCCGCGAGCTGAACCGCGGCGAGGCTGGGCCAGACCTGTCCGTCATGTCTGCCAGCCCCCTGGGTCACCCTGCGGCGCTGGGGCGCGGCGTGGAGGGCCCCGTCAAGGCCCCGGAGGGCCCGCTGTCAGCCTATAAGTCCGAGGAGCCCATACCCTACGCCTACGACCCACAGAACCGCATGGCGGAAGCCGCCCCGCCACGGCCTGCTGAGTACAACTATGCCCCCTACGGCTTCCCCGGCGGCTACTACGGATACCACTTCCTGGGCCAGTACTGA